A region of Pseudomonas sp. Marseille-Q3773 DNA encodes the following proteins:
- a CDS encoding DUF6708 domain-containing protein, translated as MFLLEWGFWQMATESEAESKKTEKKNKKHFYHGDLDQEIHFNPVSERPRTRGPVFAFNDTYFEMRCGGSEEKRGLITIMTLGAVAPTINAWSELTYSILKLNLSIFPEFSILLIILNTLSLLVGSGIVYFYLKYGLRFTRLEMLTSRHLLIRFNRKTQQVYLHRPTNCGGIVTLPWKTTGSTAIYPEDDSLSAGMRLGLVWHPSRTGLPHMEMALLGKQGQGGSELRDEWEFIRRYMEEGPDAVPRPRLSTQLPSPV; from the coding sequence ATGTTCTTGCTTGAGTGGGGATTTTGGCAAATGGCCACGGAATCAGAAGCCGAAAGCAAGAAAACTGAAAAGAAAAATAAAAAGCATTTTTATCACGGCGATCTTGACCAGGAAATACACTTCAACCCCGTAAGCGAGAGACCGCGCACCCGCGGGCCAGTATTTGCTTTCAATGATACTTATTTCGAAATGCGTTGCGGCGGTTCAGAGGAGAAACGAGGCTTAATAACTATAATGACCCTAGGCGCCGTAGCCCCTACCATCAATGCATGGTCAGAGTTAACCTATAGCATTTTAAAGCTTAACTTATCTATATTCCCCGAATTCAGTATACTATTGATTATTCTAAACACCCTATCTCTCCTAGTCGGAAGTGGCATCGTCTACTTCTACCTAAAGTATGGCCTCCGGTTTACACGCCTAGAAATGCTTACCAGTCGCCACTTGTTAATTCGTTTCAATCGAAAGACCCAACAGGTTTACCTTCATCGCCCCACTAACTGCGGCGGCATCGTGACGCTTCCATGGAAAACCACCGGAAGCACTGCGATATATCCAGAAGATGATTCACTCAGCGCGGGGATGAGACTTGGCCTAGTCTGGCACCCCAGCCGTACCGGCCTCCCGCATATGGAAATGGCCCTGCTCGGCAAGCAAGGCCAAGGCGGCAGCGAATTGCGTGACGAGTGGGAGTTCATCCGCCGCTACATGGAAGAAGGTCCGGACGCCGTCCCCCGCCCCCGCCTGAGCACGCAGTTGCCCTCGCCCGT
- a CDS encoding DUF4123 domain-containing protein: MPSPFIRAVVEALRRSDRYRLSAVVEMAKLSPEIRQTLTRHYSGRCWPLLQQAQFSNLRTAGPWLFGSRPGSDVSAQYDFQWQLEQGAPGAVCGWIVSALPPVRLAQHLSQANIVTGADGHSYLLRYHTAAALQMFDNHRDLPGVSEWLAPVCQWWVPVAHPDKRLWLQISGGDQPQAIQATPITLTEDCWAALAGDPLSYQLAELLKDEQSCPALPTNCHGTRLGLIQFYLNQAREQGLAREEDLLSYVLMMAREGEQLRQSAAWQDAITATREQLTPLLENLQQRLHNKD; encoded by the coding sequence ATGCCCAGTCCATTTATCAGAGCAGTGGTGGAAGCACTGCGCAGATCCGACCGCTATCGTCTGAGCGCCGTGGTAGAGATGGCCAAACTGTCACCTGAAATACGGCAAACACTGACCCGGCATTACTCAGGCCGCTGTTGGCCCCTGTTGCAACAAGCCCAGTTCAGCAACCTGCGAACAGCAGGCCCTTGGCTGTTCGGTTCAAGGCCCGGCTCCGATGTGTCGGCCCAGTACGACTTCCAATGGCAGCTCGAACAAGGCGCACCGGGGGCGGTGTGTGGCTGGATCGTCAGCGCGCTGCCCCCAGTCCGACTCGCCCAGCACTTGAGCCAGGCCAACATTGTCACTGGCGCAGATGGGCATTCCTACCTGCTGCGTTATCACACTGCAGCAGCCTTGCAAATGTTCGACAACCACCGCGACTTACCAGGCGTCAGCGAGTGGCTGGCCCCTGTCTGCCAGTGGTGGGTACCCGTAGCACACCCAGACAAGCGGTTGTGGCTGCAAATCAGCGGTGGCGACCAACCGCAAGCCATACAAGCCACGCCTATCACTTTGACTGAAGACTGCTGGGCGGCACTGGCGGGTGACCCTCTGAGCTACCAACTGGCCGAGTTGCTCAAGGATGAACAATCGTGCCCGGCCTTGCCTACCAATTGCCACGGTACACGGCTTGGCCTGATCCAGTTTTACCTGAACCAGGCACGCGAACAGGGCTTGGCTCGTGAGGAAGACCTCCTCAGCTATGTACTCATGATGGCGCGTGAGGGCGAACAACTCAGGCAATCAGCGGCTTGGCAGGACGCTATCACTGCTACGCGGGAGCAGTTGACTCCCCTTCTGGAAAACCTTCAGCAACGCTTGCACAACAAGGATTGA
- a CDS encoding T6SS effector BTH_I2691 family protein, giving the protein MDSLTETLELCRRVTSGYRPALRNSPVADCTRRFELLPLRYAAVGGNPAQRARLPKLPGYLNPFQEVGELTHSSYAIRPLREGFLYLLIKRHSAAAYEWHSQYRVAPNGSLLYISADAPWEPAPSAGNLDEVVRGFGWTITLYDLDDIQELRPLFSPSPLTSRMLDNYRLLEDEYRSSLPAIDIARFIQPSDAPPQPHVLKHDQLGWVADFKAQDDPQLQALLNLQPFNSNQIVSPHASRQALAPLIDQTKPRGAAIVIEDAIGITQELNAWRNAAVEDVKVKWLQRTVEPGVDNECRLLVAQSFLEIEKLYPQMVADRIVQREVMAETIRNQPFIHPEIYAFSERANRQADAHDEQMKPHLAQFERDVRAKVQARQDAGEFSKKFDEKYGHLVDRQAMHNQLESFEQVMQQAQQAAEDRAKDHARWVISERLLQALDRYDNADLVNGLAFAEQTGQCVIGMELSQWGSTVLDHWWRSDVADRANLAMRGITYNQEDLREELAALLEAAKAAPASSETSFTLAEGLAKRAHAAANAFNRINALYEELQKGNSTASIGLYAWYVALGRQVLRTAAPNSMDRALHQGLRLTLFASVHEAALDIRLGEAARNGEVLSPQRSAGQVSRYLDQAWAEGLMQADSKKSDFYKVRAAGVVCLIEGMLMAFKARELPDSDARVKTELMAAAMTTAAAGFEIGASYVDQVVTRYGANSVTGRGAAAAVGKLKLWGASLAGMGGLILAWWDYTDGSRYLNDSQSSDNRNSTYKSVGLAITYYARATATIVLSLAEFGTAVAIAKPLFDHLSRSSQSKLVQLLSRSASTLAKKLGTQAARILLSRLVLGAFWLGLVLTIIIFIFEDDALEKWCKRSTFRVKKNAKVYDTQEELVELHSAFGEVL; this is encoded by the coding sequence ATGGACTCGCTCACCGAAACCCTGGAACTGTGCAGGCGCGTTACCAGCGGCTATCGCCCTGCTCTGCGCAACAGCCCCGTCGCCGATTGCACCCGCCGCTTCGAGCTGCTGCCGCTGCGCTACGCCGCCGTCGGTGGCAACCCGGCGCAACGCGCTCGCTTGCCTAAGTTGCCAGGCTATCTCAACCCGTTCCAGGAGGTCGGCGAACTCACCCACTCCAGTTACGCCATCCGCCCGTTGCGCGAGGGTTTTCTCTACCTGCTGATCAAGCGTCACAGTGCAGCAGCCTACGAATGGCACAGCCAGTACCGCGTGGCGCCTAACGGCTCGCTGTTATACATCAGTGCCGATGCCCCGTGGGAACCGGCGCCCAGCGCAGGCAACCTGGACGAAGTCGTGCGCGGTTTTGGCTGGACCATCACCCTTTATGACCTGGATGACATCCAGGAATTGCGACCGTTGTTCAGTCCTTCCCCGCTCACGTCGCGCATGCTCGACAACTATCGCCTGCTTGAAGATGAGTACCGCAGCAGCCTGCCAGCCATCGATATCGCTCGCTTCATCCAGCCCTCCGACGCGCCACCACAACCTCACGTACTCAAGCATGACCAGCTTGGCTGGGTCGCTGATTTCAAGGCCCAGGACGATCCACAGCTGCAAGCGCTGCTGAACCTGCAACCGTTCAATAGCAACCAGATCGTCTCGCCACACGCGTCCCGTCAAGCCTTGGCGCCGCTCATCGATCAAACCAAGCCCCGCGGCGCCGCGATCGTCATCGAAGACGCCATCGGTATCACCCAGGAGCTCAACGCCTGGCGCAACGCGGCGGTCGAGGATGTAAAGGTGAAATGGCTGCAACGCACCGTTGAGCCCGGCGTGGACAACGAATGCAGATTGTTGGTCGCGCAGTCGTTTCTGGAGATCGAAAAACTCTACCCGCAAATGGTGGCAGACCGAATCGTCCAGCGCGAGGTCATGGCCGAAACCATTCGCAACCAGCCGTTCATTCACCCGGAAATCTACGCTTTTTCCGAACGGGCCAATCGGCAGGCTGACGCGCATGACGAGCAGATGAAACCGCATCTCGCGCAATTCGAGCGCGACGTTCGCGCCAAGGTTCAGGCCCGCCAGGATGCCGGCGAGTTCAGCAAGAAATTCGACGAAAAATACGGGCACCTGGTCGACCGCCAGGCCATGCACAATCAGCTCGAGAGCTTCGAACAGGTCATGCAACAGGCGCAACAGGCTGCGGAAGACCGGGCCAAGGATCATGCTCGCTGGGTAATCAGCGAGCGACTGCTACAGGCTTTGGACCGTTACGACAATGCCGACCTGGTCAATGGCCTGGCCTTTGCCGAACAGACCGGCCAGTGTGTGATTGGCATGGAACTCAGTCAATGGGGCTCGACCGTCCTGGATCACTGGTGGCGCAGTGACGTGGCGGACCGGGCCAACCTGGCAATGCGCGGCATTACGTACAATCAGGAAGACCTGCGAGAAGAGCTTGCAGCGCTTTTGGAAGCGGCGAAGGCCGCACCTGCGTCGTCAGAAACCAGCTTCACGCTGGCTGAAGGCCTTGCCAAACGGGCGCACGCTGCTGCCAATGCCTTCAACCGCATCAACGCACTGTACGAAGAACTGCAAAAGGGAAACAGCACCGCCAGCATCGGCTTGTATGCCTGGTACGTTGCGCTCGGGCGCCAGGTGCTGCGTACCGCTGCACCGAACAGCATGGATCGCGCCCTGCACCAGGGTTTGCGCCTGACCCTGTTTGCTTCGGTTCACGAAGCAGCGCTTGACATCCGGCTGGGCGAAGCCGCTCGCAACGGAGAGGTTTTAAGCCCACAGCGAAGCGCTGGCCAAGTATCGAGATACCTGGATCAGGCTTGGGCTGAAGGGTTGATGCAGGCCGACAGCAAAAAAAGCGACTTCTATAAAGTTCGCGCTGCTGGTGTGGTCTGCCTGATCGAAGGGATGTTGATGGCCTTCAAGGCGCGGGAGCTGCCCGATAGCGATGCACGGGTTAAGACTGAATTGATGGCGGCTGCCATGACTACGGCTGCGGCGGGCTTTGAAATTGGAGCCAGTTATGTAGATCAAGTGGTGACTCGTTATGGTGCGAATAGCGTAACGGGGCGAGGGGCAGCAGCGGCTGTGGGAAAGTTAAAGCTGTGGGGCGCAAGTTTGGCGGGGATGGGGGGGCTGATTCTCGCGTGGTGGGATTATACAGACGGCTCCCGCTATCTAAATGACTCCCAGTCTTCTGATAACAGAAACTCAACATATAAATCTGTAGGCCTGGCTATCACATATTATGCCCGAGCAACAGCAACCATCGTTCTTTCTCTGGCCGAATTTGGTACCGCCGTAGCGATTGCAAAGCCATTGTTCGACCACTTATCGCGCAGCAGCCAATCCAAGCTAGTTCAGTTATTAAGTCGCTCAGCAAGCACTCTCGCGAAAAAACTTGGGACACAAGCTGCCAGAATTTTACTTTCACGATTGGTCTTGGGAGCTTTTTGGTTGGGACTAGTATTGACGATAATTATTTTTATTTTTGAAGATGACGCCTTAGAAAAATGGTGCAAACGAAGCACATTCCGCGTCAAGAAAAACGCGAAAGTCTACGACACACAAGAGGAACTGGTAGAGCTTCATTCAGCCTTTGGGGAGGTGTTGTGA